From the Polaribacter tangerinus genome, the window CGAATGGAATTACACTAGGAGAAGAAGAGCATAAACTAGGTATTAGAGCATCATCTACAAGGCAAGTATTTTTTAATGACACTATTGTACCAGTAGAAAACATGTTAGCTGGAAGAGGAGAAGGTTTTAAAATTGCCATGAATGCTTTAAATGTAGGCCGAATTAAATTGGCTGCTGCTTGTTTAGATTCTCAAAGAAGAATTGTAAACTATGCTGTACAATATGCTACAGAACGTAAACAATTTAAAACTCCTATTGCAAATTTTGGAGCCATTAAAGTAAAATTAGCAGAAATGGCAACAAATACCTATGTTGGCGAATCTGCTTCGTACAGAGCAGCAAAAGATATCGAAGACAGAATAGCTTTAAGAGTAGCTGCAGGAAACTCTCATCAAGAAGCAGAATTAAAAGGAGTAGAAGAATATGCTATAGAATGCTCAATTTTAAAAGTTGCTGTTTCTGAAGATGTTCAAAATTGTGCCGATGAAGGAATCCAAATTTTTGGTGGAATGGGCTTTTCGGAAGAAACTCCTATGGAATCTGCCTGGAGAGATGCAAGAATAGCTCGTATTTACGAGGGAACTAATGAAATAAATAGAATGCTTTCGGTAGGAATGTTAGTTAAAAAAGCCATGAAAGGTCATGTAGACTTATTAGGTCCTGCTACAGAAGTTGCAAATGAATTAATGGGTATTCCTTCTTTTGAAACTCCAGATTATTCTGAATTATTTTCTGAAGAAAAAGTACTCTTATCAAAATTAAAGAAAACATTTTTGATGGTTGCAGGGGCAGCTATTCAAAAATATGGTACGGAATTAGAAGAACACCAACAATTACTAATTGCTGCTGCAGACATTTTAATAGAAATTTATATGGCAGAGTCTGCTATTCTGAGAACAGAGAAAAACGCAAAACGTTTCGGAGAAGAATCTCAGTCTGCTCAGATAGCAATGTCTAAATTATATCTATATCATGCGGTAGATAAAATTGAAGAAAAAGGAAAAGAAAGTATTATTTCTTTTGCAGAGGGAGACGAACAAAGAATGTTACTAATGGGATTAAAGAGGTTTACAAAATATACAAACTATCCCGATATTGTAGACTTAAGAAATGAGATTGCAGAAAAAGTAAAATCAGAAAATAAGTATTGCTTTTAATGATTGATGAAATATGATTTTTTTTCTAAAGAGCACCTTCGATGGAAGGTGCTCTTTTTTTATCATAAAATTTAATGCTTTAATTCATATAATAACAATACTTTTGCACGCAATTCGAAAACATTACAATGAAACGTATAAAGGAATATAAAAAACTTTTTGAAATAGAGGGAAATATTGAATTAAAGACATTAAAAACTAAATACAGAAATTTAGTAAAAGAATGGCACCCAGATAAATTTCAGGATGAAGATAAAAAGTTAGAAGCAGAAGAAGTTAGCACAAAAGTTATTGATGGATACCATTTTTTAGTGAGTATTGCTCCAGAAACGAAAGAGGCAAACTTAGAGGCGTATAAAACCACCATTTCTGAATTTCAAGTAGCAGATTGGCATCACAAAAGTATGCTTTTGGAGGTTACTTTTACCGACGGAAATACCTATGAATATTTTGGTGTTAACAAAATACTTTTTGGAAAGTTTGTAAATGCTAAATCCATGAATAATTTTGGCAGAAGAAACATTTTTAACAAGTTTTTATATCGCAAATCTAAAAAAGCAACAGTTAGCGCATAGTTATTTTAAGTAAAATACCTTTTAAATCTACTAAAATGTAAACAAAAAAAAGGAGCATCTGATATCAGATGCTCCTCTTTCTTTTTAAAATTATATAAAGTTACTCTAAAGAGCCCAAATATCTTTCTGCATCTAAAGCAGCCATACAACCAGTACCTGCTGCTGTTACAGCTTGCCTATACTCTTTATCTTGTATGTCTCCAGCAGCAAAAACACCTGGTAAATTAGTTTTAGTAGTTTTGCCCTTCGTAATTAAATAACCTGTTTCATCCATATCTAAAACTCCCTTAAACAAATCTGAATTTGGTGTATGTCCAATAGCTATAAATACACCGGTTACAGGTATATCATGGGTTTCTTTCG encodes:
- a CDS encoding acyl-CoA dehydrogenase family protein, with product METSKKELLRGGQFLVKETKCEDVFTPEDFTEEQQMMKEAVKEFNDREIIPHKARFEAKDYALTEEVMRKAGELGFLGVAVPEEFGGLGMGFISTMLTCDYISSGTGSFSTAFGAHTGIGTMPITLYGTQEQKEKYVPKLATGEWFGAYCLTEPGAGSDANSGKTTATLSEDGKTYKINGQKMWISNAGFCSLMIVFARIEDDKNITGFIVEFDKDNPNGITLGEEEHKLGIRASSTRQVFFNDTIVPVENMLAGRGEGFKIAMNALNVGRIKLAAACLDSQRRIVNYAVQYATERKQFKTPIANFGAIKVKLAEMATNTYVGESASYRAAKDIEDRIALRVAAGNSHQEAELKGVEEYAIECSILKVAVSEDVQNCADEGIQIFGGMGFSEETPMESAWRDARIARIYEGTNEINRMLSVGMLVKKAMKGHVDLLGPATEVANELMGIPSFETPDYSELFSEEKVLLSKLKKTFLMVAGAAIQKYGTELEEHQQLLIAAADILIEIYMAESAILRTEKNAKRFGEESQSAQIAMSKLYLYHAVDKIEEKGKESIISFAEGDEQRMLLMGLKRFTKYTNYPDIVDLRNEIAEKVKSENKYCF
- a CDS encoding KTSC domain-containing protein encodes the protein MKRIKEYKKLFEIEGNIELKTLKTKYRNLVKEWHPDKFQDEDKKLEAEEVSTKVIDGYHFLVSIAPETKEANLEAYKTTISEFQVADWHHKSMLLEVTFTDGNTYEYFGVNKILFGKFVNAKSMNNFGRRNIFNKFLYRKSKKATVSA